The following are from one region of the Acanthopagrus latus isolate v.2019 chromosome 2, fAcaLat1.1, whole genome shotgun sequence genome:
- the LOC119008868 gene encoding olfactory receptor 52K1-like: MENVSSHKHFILDGFSELGALRPVLFIPFFIMFIVSLSANSLLLYVVISQRSLHSPMCILMAGMAVVDVSYPLFFVPNMLLSFLFGWRGISLTGCLVQMHFIHFIASFHSTFLVWMALDRYFAICTPLYYHEHMALPKFLKFIIPLVVRNIFLVTLFVSLAGTLSFCAGNVMNHCFCEHMALVELACGSTAINNLVGLLTIFLNPVADFIFITASYVVIFSSVLKSGRSGVKALHTCITHIVVMIVSLTVALVALLSYRISNGLPAGVRVFCSIMYLLFPSCFNPIIYGIRTTEIRQHILKMLMCSRFVQIVPHS; the protein is encoded by the coding sequence ATGGAGAACGtctcctcacacaaacacttcattcTCGATGGTTTCAGTGAACTCGGAGCACTGAGGCCCGTCCTCTTCATCCCCTTCTTCATCATGTTCATTGTGTCACTGTCGGCCAACTCCCTGCTGCTGTACGTTGTCATTTCACAGAGGAGCCTCCACTCTCCAATGTGCATCCTCATGGCCGGGATGGCGGTTGTGGACGTGAGCTACCCGCTGTTCTTTGTCCCCAACATGCTGCTGAGCTTCTTGTTTGGCTGGAGGGGAATCTCTCTGACTGGCTGCCTGGTTCAGATGCACTTCATTCACTTTATTGCATCTTTTCATTCTACGTTTCTTGTATGGATGGCACTGGACCGCTACTTTGCCATCTGCACACCACTCTACTATCATGAGCACATGGCTTTACCCAAATTCCTCAAGTTTATAATCCCACTTGTAGTCAGAAATATCTTCTTGGTCACACTGTTTGTGAGTCTGGCTGGAACTTTGTCATTCTGTGCTGGAAATGTGATGAACCACTGTTTCTGTGAGCACATGGCCTTGGTGGAGCTGGCCTGTGGAAGTACAGCCATCAACAACCTGGTGGGGTTACTGACAATTTTCCTCAATCCAGTTGCAGACTTTATCTTTATTACTGCCTCCTATGTGGTGATATTCAGCTCTGTGCTCAAATCTGGCAGGTCAGGGGTCAAAGCACTTCACACCTGCATCACCCACATCGTGGTCATGATCGTAAGCCTGACTGTCGCTCTTGTCGCTCTCCTGTCGTACCGGATCAGTAACGGTCTTCCTGCAGGTGTTCGTGTTTTCTGCAGCATCATGTATCTGCTGTTCCCGAGTTGTTTCAACCCGATCATTTACGGTATCAGAACCACCGAAATCCGACAGCACATCCTGAAGATGCTAATGTGCAGTCGCTTTGTCCAGATTGTGCCCCATTCTTAA